One Hevea brasiliensis isolate MT/VB/25A 57/8 chromosome 6, ASM3005281v1, whole genome shotgun sequence genomic window, ATTTATTCTATTTTAGTCTTAAATATTGAGAAGGTATAAAGATGAGAGAATAGAGAAGCAAGAATATATGTTGAAAATGCAATTTCCATTACGGCACCGTTTCTGATATAACGGAAATAACTAACTAAATAGGCGTTTTTGAGAGGCAGAATTCGGAGGGAGCTTggcgagagagacagagagagagaaatggataGCAATGTCAGACAAGAACGAAGAAGAAGAATTATGGAGAGAGGGAGTGATCGCTTGGCTCTCATCACCGGCCAAGTCCGTACTCTCAGTCCATCGCCGTCGCTAGCATCACCATCAAATCAACGTCAACGTCGACATGCGCACACAGAATCTTCTCCATCACTTGTGTTCTCTCCTAATGATAATGCTCAAATCAATGGTACCCATTTTCTCAAATCTGTTTATTAGTATAATACTATTATTTCCCCGATTGATTGACTGTTATTGATACAGGTTGGGCTAAAGATAATTTATATTTGCATTATTTCTTtttatgaataaattatatttgcaTTATTGAGATATCGTTAATGGAAAATGttgattattttataatttttccattGGAGAAACAAAAAATGAAGTCAATGGGAAATTTTCTTGATCTTGTTTAAAATTGAAAGGAGCCCTCAaaccttttatttttctattcatCAATTATTTGTTAGATTTAGAATTAATCCTATTTGATGGTCATCACAAAACATGTTGGTTTATTCATTTATGGCGTTTGCAGCTGGTCCTGAGGAAACAGATGATGTCTctggttcaaattcatgaaaaccAGGACCATCAATGAGTATCCAGGGGCCAGAAACTTTCATAGAGGAAACCAAGCGGAACCTGGTTTGGTGAAAAGTGCGACAAGTCCTGacaccttgagcaaactgccgcAGCCTTCTGAGATCACACCATCAGTTCAAAAGGCACCAAGTTCGCCCAAATTGTTCTCTTCCAAGAGGATAAACTACTGCATTATAGCTTCAGAGAGAACGCGAGCTATTTGTTCTCTCATTGTAGCTTTTCTTGTCAATGTGAATTCAGATAGCTTCATTGCCTCAAGGCCTTTTTGCATAATCCTGTTAACTGATGTAACAATTGTGCTTGCCCGATTGTTTCGTGAGAGCGGAAATGACTCCGAGGAGATTGAGGACGAAAAAGATGCAGGTTAAGAAGATGAAGATAACTGGGCTGGAGCAGTCAAGCTCTTGGAGAGAGGTTTGGTCCTGTACCAGGCCATTTGTGGCATCTTCATTGACTGCAGTGTTTATTTGCTTTGGACAGTGGTGTCTTTGATTTATTCCTTCTATGttattatcattattttaatTATCGTCTTATTTTTAGCTGTCATTCTCTAGTGATGATTTGTCCGCCTTTTTCTTTTTTGTTCATACAATGCACAAAATTTTCTCCACACATAGCACATAATATGCCTCCTTTAGATCCAAGTAATTGAATTTTTTAGCTGTCAAGACTTGGAAGGACAATATGTTTGTTTTATAAGGAGGAAGGCAAAACCAATACAATTCTCGTATCCCGCATCGACTAATTAACAAGAATTGCTAAGGATGAGAGAACTTTGAAAGAAGCATAAGAGACTGTGTAGAGATTAGATAAGTTATGTTGGCGGGAAGATTATTAAATAAGTAAAACGATTTTGCTGAGTTGTAAAGGGATGGTTATAAGTTTGTTAGAGAGAACAATCTGGCATTTACGTGTGCCCATCATGTATATATACAAAATATAGCAGATCAATAAAGGCAGTTTTCAGATTCTTCTCCATATATGTTTTTCTTCCTCTGTTTACtgttacatggtatcagagcatgctTTTCTTGTGTAGATGACGGTTTTCTTTAGCCACACTGCAGACTAAATTCAATCAAACTAATCAAGGAGGCAGTTTCTTTCTAAAATTTCCTTGTTCTTGATGATATGGAATCTGATAACGTTAGCGAAGTAAGGGATGCGGCTGATCAGTACATCAATGAAGCATTGAAGTTGCAGAATTCTGATAATCCAGGTCTATCATTGGTAAGTGTTCCTTTAAACTGCATGAACTACTTAACCTGGAGTCGTTCTATGGTGATTGCGTTATGTGCCAAAGATAAATTGGGATTTATAACTGGAAAGGTTGAAAAACCACCAGATAATTTCAATCTGTTCGAGAAATGGAGGCGTGTAGATTGCATGGTGATATCTTGGATCTTAAATTCTATTTCAAAGGAATTAGTTGAATATTTCATATATACACCATCTGCTAAGGATCTTTGGAATGAGTTAGAACAAAGATTTGGTGTTAATAATGGACCTCTCTTATACAATATCAAGCGTGAAATTGCTTCATTTACTCAAGGAGTATGTCACTAATGGTGTATTTTACAAAATTGAAGAGGTTATGGGATGAGTTGAGTTGTTTAAGGCCTACACCTGTATGTACCTATAATGGATGTAAATGTGAAGCTGTAAAGGCGATTACTGATATGGACGAAGATGATAAGCTTGTACAATTTTTGATGGGATTAGGAGAGAATTACGATCATGTTCGTAATCAGATTCTTATTCAAGATCCATTACCGAATGTTAACAAAGCCTATTCTATGACTTTGAGTGTTGAAATACAACGAGAAGTTCATGGTTCCATGACACAGGTGAATGAGAATGTTGCTATGGTGGCTAAAAGTGATTTTGGGAAGAAGGATGCTAGAAGTAGTAAGACTCGTAAAGGAGATAAGAAGGATGATAGATTCTGCAACTATTGCAATAAAAGTGGACATGTAAGGGAAACTTGCttcaaattgaatggatatccagatTGGTTTCAAGATTTCAAACAAAAAAAATTTGGAAAAGGGCAAGCTCATATGACTCTTCAAGACACTCCATTAGATGTGCCAACAATAGAATGGGGAAAGGAGTTTTCTACTGCTGTGCATAATGAAGTCGCAAAGTATATGAAAGGCAAGATGAATGTTGAAGATGTTACCCAGAATTGTTCTGGATATGCAGGTATGGCTCTCAATCATTCCCTTCTTAGTACTGAATATAATTGGGATGGTTCTTGGATCATAGATACAGGAGCTTCCACACATATGACCCATGATCACACACGTTTTACATCCTCACAACCAGCAAATAAACAAACCTATGTGTCTTTACCCGATGGTACAAAACAAAGTGTCAGCCAAATAGGTACTATTGCTCTACACCCTACCCTTTCCTTGACAAATGTgttttgtattcccaattttcaaTATAGTCTTTTATCTGTAGGTAAACTCACAGCTTCATCTAACATAGTTGTAATTTTTTTTCCTACCTACTGTTTATTACAGGACCGATGGACTAAGAA contains:
- the LOC131180686 gene encoding uncharacterized protein LOC131180686; the encoded protein is MESDNVSEVRDAADQYINEALKLQNSDNPGLSLVSVPLNCMNYLTWSRSMVIALCAKDKLGFITGKVEKPPDNFNLFEKWRRVDCMVISWILNSISKELVEYFIYTPSAKDLWNELEQRFGVNNGPLLYNIKREIASFTQGVCH
- the LOC131181005 gene encoding uncharacterized protein LOC131181005, whose translation is MGLGENYDHVRNQILIQDPLPNVNKAYSMTLSVEIQREVHGSMTQVNENVAMVAKSDFGKKDARSSKTRKGDKKDDRFCNYCNKSGHVRETCFKLNGYPDWFQDFKQKKFGKGQAHMTLQDTPLDVPTIEWGKEFSTAVHNEVAKYMKGKMNVEDVTQNCSGYAGPMD
- the LOC131180685 gene encoding uncharacterized protein LOC131180685, whose protein sequence is MKTRTINEYPGARNFHRGNQAEPGLVKSATSPDTLSKLPQPSEITPSVQKAPSSPKLFSSKRINYCIIASERTRAICSLIVAFLVNVNSDSFIASRPFCIILLTDVTIVLARLFRESGNDSEEIEDEKDAG